One Hermetia illucens chromosome 4, iHerIll2.2.curated.20191125, whole genome shotgun sequence DNA segment encodes these proteins:
- the LOC119654743 gene encoding trypsin delta-like yields MFRFVVLTALLACAAADVVPLLDGRIVGGKATTIQSYPHQISLRYSGSHICGGSLYKANVVVTAAHCVQGTSASVLSVVAGTSSRTSGGTSIKVSQVKVHPSYSSSTMSNDVAVLILASSFTLSSSIQLIALTSSAPAAGSVVTVTGWGTTSEGGSAASTLQVVDVNVVSSATCNSKYGSGSITSSMLCAGVDAGGKDACQGDSGGPLIQSGKLVGIVSWGYGCARAQYPGVYSNVAALKSWIEANS; encoded by the coding sequence ATGTTCCGTTTTGTTGTATTGACCGCTTTACTTGCCTGCGCTGCCGCTGATGTTGTCCCATTGTTGGATGGGCGCATTGTTGGCGGTAAGGCTACCACTATTCAAAGCTACCCTCATCAAATTTCTTTGAGGTATTCTGGTAGCCACATTTGTGGAGGATCCCTCTACAAGGCCAACGTTGTTGTCACCGCTGCCCATTGTGTCCAAGGAACTTCAGCCTCCGTCCTCAGTGTTGTTGCTGGTACCAGTTCCCGCACCTCAGGAGGAACTTCCATCAAGGTCTCCCAAGTCAAGGTTCATCCAAGCTACAGCAGCAGCACCATGAGCAATGATGTCGCCGTTTTGATCCTTGCCAGTTCCTTCACTTTGTCCAGCTCTATCCAACTCATTGCTCTTACCAGCTCAGCTCCAGCTGCTGGATCCGTCGTCACCGTTACTGGATGGGGTACCACCAGTGAAGGAGGTTCAGCTGCTTCAACCCTTCAAGTCGTTGATGTCAATGTTGTCAGCAGTGCTACTTGCAACAGCAAATACGGAAGTGGTTCCATTACCTCAAGTATGTTGTGCGCTGGTGTTGATGCTGGTGGCAAGGACGCCTGTCAAGGAGACTCTGGCGGTCCATTGATCCAAAGCGGAAAATTGGTTGGTATTGTATCATGGGGATACGGATGTGCTCGTGCCCAATACCCAGGTGTTTACTCCAATGTTGCTGCTCTTAAATCCTGGATTGAAGCTAACTCATAA